From one Equus asinus isolate D_3611 breed Donkey chromosome 5, EquAss-T2T_v2, whole genome shotgun sequence genomic stretch:
- the PNRC2 gene encoding proline-rich nuclear receptor coactivator 2: MGGGERYNIPAPQSRNVSKNQQQLNRQKTKDQNSQMKIVHKKKERGHTYNSSAAAWQAMQNGGKNKNFPNNHSSISGPSLLFKSQTNQNYAGAKFSEPPSPSVLPKPPSHWVPVSFNPSDKEIMTFQLKTLLKVQV, encoded by the coding sequence ATGGGTGGCGGAGAGAGGTATAACATTCCAGCCCCTCAATCTAGAAATGTTAGTAAGAACCAACAACAGCTTAATAGACAGAAGACCAAGGATCAGAATTCCCAGATGAAGATTgttcataagaaaaaagaaagaggacataCTTATAACTCATCAGCAGCTGCATGGCAGGCCATGCAAAATGGgggaaagaacaaaaattttccaaataatcACTCTAGCATATCAGGTCCCAGCTTGCTTTTTAAGTCTCAAACTAATCAGAACTATGCTGGAGCCAAATTTAGTGAGCCGCCATCCCCAAGTGTTCTTCCTAAACCACCAAGCCACTGGGTTCCTGTTTCTTTTAATCCTTCTGATAAGGAAATAATGACATTTCAACTTAAAACCTTACTTAAAGTACAGGTATAA